A section of the Pseudomonas prosekii genome encodes:
- a CDS encoding glutathione S-transferase family protein, whose amino-acid sequence MSELILHNYPTSPFAEKARLLLGFKGLSWRSVKISPVMPKPDLTALTGGYRKTPVLQIGADIYCDTALIARRLEQEKALPAFFPEGQEMIAASFAAWADSVVFQHAVSLVFQPESIAVRFGKLPPEAIKAFLADRAGLFSGGSATKLSAEQARHQWPTIMGRLELQLQREQGDYLLGEPSIADFALAHCLWFLKATPVTAPLVDAYPAVSAWFARVMGFGHGAFSEMTAEEALEVSRNATPAALPDEQFAEPNGFEIGQQVLIAATDYGVDPVAGELVFAGREELILRREDERAGLVHVHFPRFGFRIEKH is encoded by the coding sequence ATGTCAGAGCTGATTCTTCACAACTACCCGACATCCCCTTTTGCCGAAAAGGCCCGTCTGCTGCTGGGCTTCAAAGGCCTGTCGTGGCGCTCGGTGAAGATCTCGCCGGTGATGCCAAAACCTGATCTGACCGCGTTGACCGGCGGCTATCGCAAGACCCCGGTGTTGCAGATCGGCGCCGATATCTACTGCGACACCGCGTTGATCGCGCGGCGTCTGGAGCAGGAAAAGGCCTTGCCGGCGTTCTTCCCGGAAGGTCAGGAAATGATCGCCGCGAGTTTCGCTGCGTGGGCCGATTCGGTGGTGTTCCAGCACGCGGTGAGCCTGGTGTTTCAGCCGGAATCGATCGCCGTGCGCTTCGGCAAACTGCCGCCGGAAGCGATCAAGGCATTCCTCGCCGACCGCGCCGGTTTGTTCAGCGGTGGCAGCGCCACCAAGTTGTCGGCCGAGCAGGCGCGCCATCAGTGGCCGACCATCATGGGACGCCTGGAGTTGCAGCTGCAGCGTGAGCAGGGCGACTACCTGTTGGGTGAACCGTCGATTGCCGACTTCGCGTTGGCGCATTGCCTGTGGTTTCTCAAAGCGACGCCGGTGACTGCACCGCTGGTGGACGCGTATCCGGCGGTGTCGGCGTGGTTTGCGCGGGTGATGGGTTTCGGTCATGGCGCGTTCAGCGAGATGACCGCCGAAGAGGCGCTGGAGGTATCGCGCAATGCCACGCCGGCGGCGTTGCCGGATGAGCAGTTCGCTGAGCCGAACGGTTTTGAAATCGGCCAGCAAGTGCTGATCGCGGCGACCGATTACGGCGTGGATCCGGTGGCCGGCGAGTTGGTGTTTGCCGGACGTGAGGAATTGATCCTGCGCCGCGAAGATGAGCGCGCGGGCTTGGTGCATGTGCACTTCCCGCGGTTTGGGTTTCGTATCGAGAAACACTGA